The Streptomyces sp. A2-16 sequence ACACAGATCCAGCCCTGGGCGCCGTGGAGCGGGTGCGGCAGCACCACGTCCGCCGCCGCGAGGTCGTGCTCCTCGCCGACCAGGCCCGCCACCGCCGTACGGCCGACCTGGACGTTGACCCGCCGGCGGCCCGGCGGATCCAGGTCGGAGGCGGTGTCGGCGGGGTAGTTCTTGGTGACGACCGTCCCGTACGGCTGGGTCGCGCGGGGCATCCTGCCGTCGGGGGCGTAGTAGAAGAACGCGTCGCCCCACGCGATCTCGGGCGCGTCCCCGCCCGGCTCCGGGACGACCACGAGGGCTCCGTCGAAGCCGCGTACGGTCGCGATGATCTGCTCCATACTCATGGTTCAAGCGTGACCTTCAAGTGCTCGTGTGGGGTTGGGGCCGATGCGGACCGTCGAAGTCGCCGGACAGTGCGGGTACTCGGTGCAGCAGGTGCGCGACCTGGAGCGGCTGGGAGTGATCCCGCCGGCCGAACGCGAGGCCAATGGCTACCGCTCCTACACCGCGACCCATGTGCACGCGCTGCGCGCGTACCGGGGACTGGCCGAGGCGGCCGGTCCGGTCGAGGCCCGGCGACTGCTCGCCGAACTGCGGACGGGGACGACCGTGGAGGCCGCCGCGGCGGTCGACGAGATCCACGCACGGCTCGCGCGGGAACGCGCGGAGGTGCTGCGTGCCCAGCGGGCGCTCGACTGCGTCCGGGCCGAGGAGGACGGTCAGGACGACGACTTCATGACCATCACGCAGCTCGCCGAAGCCCTCGGCGTACGGTCCTCCACCCTGCGGTTCTGGGAGGAGGAGGGGCTGGTCCGCCCGGAACGGGTGACCACTCTGCGGGCGCGCCGCTACGGCCCGCCGGCGATCAGGGCGGCGCGTGTCGTCGTCGCCCTGCGCGCCGGCGGGTACGGCATCCCGGTCGTGCGGGAGGTGATGAGCTCCCTGGACGGCCTCGACGGGCCCGAGGAGGCCCGGCGCATCCTGCGGGGACGGCTCGACCGGATCGCCGCCCGGAGCGTGGCACTGCTCCGGGCGGGCGCGGACCTGGCGGCCGTCGTGGACGCTACGCCGGGAACTCCAGGGCCTGTGCGGTGACCTCCCGCAGCTCGCCGTCCAGCATCAGCCAGCGCGTGATGCCGATCGACTCCAGGAACGGCAGGTCGTGACTGGCCACGACCAGCGCGCCCTCGTAGGACTCCAGGGCCGAGGTCAGCTGCCGCACGCTCGCCATGTCGAGATTGTTCGTCGGCTCGTCGAGCATGAGCAGCTGGGGTGCGGGCTCCGCCAGCATCAGCGCGGCCAGGGCCGCACGGAAGCGTTCGCCGCCGGACAGCGTCGACGCCTGCTGGTCGGCCCGGGCGCCCCGGAACAGGAAGCGGGCGAGACGGGCCCGCACCCGGTTGTTGGTGGCGCCCGGCGCGAACCGGGCCACGTTCTCGGCGACCGACAGCCCGTCGTCGAGGACGTCGAGGCGCTGGGGCAGGAAGCGGAGCGGCACATGAGCCGTCGCCTCGCCCGACACCGGCTCCAGCTCCCCGGCGATCGTCCGCAGCAGCGTCGTCTTGCCCGAGCCGTTGCGCCCGATCAGCGCGACCCGCTCCGGCCCCCGCAGGTCGAGACCGCCCTTCACCCGTGCCCCGTGGGCGAGTTCCAGATCCATGAGGGTCAGGACCGTACGGCCCGCGGGCACCGCCGTGTACGGCAGGTCGACGCGGATCTCGTCGTCGTCCCGTACGGCCTCCACCGCCTCGTCGAGCCGGTCCTTGGCCTCGGCGAGCCGCTCCTCGTGCATGATGCGGTGCTTGCCCGCGGAGACCTGGGCCGCGCGGCTCTTCAGCTTCATGACGGCCCGCGGCTCCCGCTTGGTGTCGTACATCTTCTGGGCGTAGCGCCGGCGATGGGCCAACTTGACCTGCGCGTCCACCAGTTCGCGTTTCTGCCTGCGCAGGTCGGACTCGGCGACCCGCACCATCCGCTCGGCCGCCTCCTGTTCGACGGCGAGGGACTCCTCGTAGGCGGAGAAGTTGCCGCCGTACCAGGTGACCTCCCCGGAGCGCAGATCGGCGATCTGGTCGACCAGGTCGAGGAGTTCGCGGTCGTGGCTGACCACGACCATCACCCCCGGCCAGGCGGCGACGGCCGCGTACAGCCGCCTGCGGGCGTACAGGTCGAGGTTGTTGGTCGGTTCGTCGAGGAGCAGGACGTCCGGGCGGCGCAGCAGCAGGGCGGCCAGCCGCAGCAGCACCGACTCACCGCCCGAGACCTCGCCGATCCCGCGGTCCAGCCCGATGTGGCCGAGCCCGAGTTCGCCGAGGGTGGCCAGGGCCCGCTCCTCCACGTCCCAGTCGTCGCCGACCGTCTCGAAGTGCTCCTCGGCCACGTCGCCCGCCTCGATGGCGTGCAGGGCGGCGCGCTGAGCCGAGATGCCGAGTGCCTCGTCGACCCGCAGGCCGGTGTCGAGCGTGACGTTCTGCGGGAGGTGACCGACCTCGCCCGCGACACGCACCGTGCCGTCGGCCGGGGTGAGTTCACCGGCGATCAGCTTCAACAGGGTGGACTTTCCTGACCCGTTGACACCGACGAGACCGGTCCGGCCGGGGCCGAAGGCGATGTCGAGGCCCTCGAAGACGGGGGTGCCGTCGGGCCAGGAGAAGGCGAGTGAGGTGCAGGTGAGGGAAGTAGACATACGAGTCTCCGCGGTTGCTCGAAGCGAGAAGGGGCAAACGCGTATCGAGACACCCGCGACCACGGGAGACGAGGGGGAGGACCGGAGGGCACGGACAGGGCCCTGCTCATCGGAACGGCTCGTGTGCCGAGGTCGCACGCAGCGCACACACCTCAGGTGTGTGACACGGTGTCTCAAGACCTCAGACGAGCAACGTCCTACTCCGATCGACGGCAACAGAAGCGTTCTACACCGTACGAGGCGGCCGCAGGGCTGTCAACGAGTTAATGCTCCTCAGGAGGCTCCGTGCCCGACGCCCCGCTCTCCCTGCCGGCCCATCTCTACCTGCTGGCCTGGGACACCTCGAAGTCCGAGACCACCGGCGCCGCCCAGCTGCCCCAGCTGGTCCGGGCCGGAGCCCTCACCGAGCTGGCCCGGCGCGGGCTGCTCCTCGACGAGGACGGCATCGCCACGCCGGTCGACATGGACGCCGAGAGCGGCGACCCCGTCCTGGACGGACTCCTCGAACTGGTCCGCGAGTCCCGGCCGCACCGCTGGCGCGGCTGGGTGACACCCCACACCCGGATCACCCTGGACGCCGTACGGGAGCACCTCACGGCGGGCGGACAGCTGCGCGCACACAAGAGG is a genomic window containing:
- a CDS encoding MerR family transcriptional regulator — translated: MRTVEVAGQCGYSVQQVRDLERLGVIPPAEREANGYRSYTATHVHALRAYRGLAEAAGPVEARRLLAELRTGTTVEAAAAVDEIHARLARERAEVLRAQRALDCVRAEEDGQDDDFMTITQLAEALGVRSSTLRFWEEEGLVRPERVTTLRARRYGPPAIRAARVVVALRAGGYGIPVVREVMSSLDGLDGPEEARRILRGRLDRIAARSVALLRAGADLAAVVDATPGTPGPVR
- a CDS encoding GPP34 family phosphoprotein encodes the protein MPDAPLSLPAHLYLLAWDTSKSETTGAAQLPQLVRAGALTELARRGLLLDEDGIATPVDMDAESGDPVLDGLLELVRESRPHRWRGWVTPHTRITLDAVREHLTAGGQLRAHKRRALGLFPTVDYDLARPAAVQALQEQARQILRGPVPAVDVSERDAALFALAAAAELRTLLLGGEHHEARVEELVRRSGPVAPVLRELVHGVRGAVASVAARA
- a CDS encoding ABC-F family ATP-binding cassette domain-containing protein, with product MSTSLTCTSLAFSWPDGTPVFEGLDIAFGPGRTGLVGVNGSGKSTLLKLIAGELTPADGTVRVAGEVGHLPQNVTLDTGLRVDEALGISAQRAALHAIEAGDVAEEHFETVGDDWDVEERALATLGELGLGHIGLDRGIGEVSGGESVLLRLAALLLRRPDVLLLDEPTNNLDLYARRRLYAAVAAWPGVMVVVSHDRELLDLVDQIADLRSGEVTWYGGNFSAYEESLAVEQEAAERMVRVAESDLRRQKRELVDAQVKLAHRRRYAQKMYDTKREPRAVMKLKSRAAQVSAGKHRIMHEERLAEAKDRLDEAVEAVRDDDEIRVDLPYTAVPAGRTVLTLMDLELAHGARVKGGLDLRGPERVALIGRNGSGKTTLLRTIAGELEPVSGEATAHVPLRFLPQRLDVLDDGLSVAENVARFAPGATNNRVRARLARFLFRGARADQQASTLSGGERFRAALAALMLAEPAPQLLMLDEPTNNLDMASVRQLTSALESYEGALVVASHDLPFLESIGITRWLMLDGELREVTAQALEFPA
- a CDS encoding DUF6194 family protein, giving the protein MEQIIATVRGFDGALVVVPEPGGDAPEIAWGDAFFYYAPDGRMPRATQPYGTVVTKNYPADTASDLDPPGRRRVNVQVGRTAVAGLVGEEHDLAAADVVLPHPLHGAQGWICVVNPGERTTGTVVRLLREAHEAARARAARRHA